ATAGGCCTCGGCGGTCCGAAGGGAACTCTCAGTGCGGAGATCGAACCTTCAATAGTGGCGAGACTCCGCGAACAGGGTGCAGTCGGAGATATTCTGGGACAGTTTTTCAAAAGCGACGGCGAGATCTGCGTATCCGGAATGGAGGACAATCTCGCCGGGATACCGATCGGCAGACTAAGAGAAGTGGAAAACGTGGTCTGCCTTTCTGGAGGAATCGAAAAGGTAGAAGGGATAATTGCCGCGGCGCGCGCGCGTTATTTCAACATTCTCATCACCGATGAGAAAACGGCCGGCTGTATTCTGAAAACTCTGGAGGATGATCGATGAAGGCGCTTTTTTATCTTGGACCCGGAAAACTCGAATTAAGGGAAGTCGAAAAACCCGCTGGAGATGTTGTCATAAGAGTTCTCGGGGCGGGAATATGCGGTACCGATCTCAAGACTTATCTCAAGGGTCACCCCATGTTCAAACCCCCGACTATACTGGGTCATGAATGCTACGGAAGGATAGAAGCGACAGACAACTACCACGGCAGTCTGAAGGTCGGTGACACCGTCGCGGTCGCACCATATCTGGAGTGCGGCAAGTGCGATTCATGCAAAAGAGGTGTTCCGGAGCTGTGCAAATTCAAGACCTTCGTGGAGACCGGTTGCTTCAGCGAGTACATATCGATGAGCGAAGAACACGCCCTGAGAGGCCTTTTCAAGGTCGAGGACGATCCTCTTTATTCTCTGGCCGAACCGCTGGCTTGCGTCTATAACGGTTTTGAAAAACTCGGCAGAAAACCGGAAAAACTCCTCATAGTCGGCGGCGGTCCTATGGGTATGCTCCTGGCCCTTGTGGGTCTATCGGAGGGTTGCGAGACCCGTATTGTAGAGAAATCCGAATGGAGACTGGAGTATATCCGTCGCGCCGGAATAGAGGGGAGTTCAGAACGGCCAGACGGTACTTTCGACTCCATAGTTCTGGCCGTCAACGTTCCCGAGCTGGTCGGGGAATACACCCCTCTATTGGCCGACGGGGGGTCTCTATTGCTTTTCAGCGGATATCCGAAGGACGCAACGATAAGCGTCGATCCGTACGCCGTCCATTACAGAGAAGTGAGCATAACCGGCAGTTTCGGTTTTGGGTTCAAACACTTCGAGAAGGCGGTCGGCAGTCTTTCAACAAACCGCGACCTTTTCGGCAAGCTTATAACCCACAGGTTTGACATGAGGAATGCACGAGAGGCTTTCGAATTATTGAACAGGGGTAGAGCGATGAAAATCATATTCGGGATGTGAGAGACATGCCAAAGAGAATCCGCCAAAGGTACAACCCCAGGGAGGTAGCGGTGGCATTCATCTGTCTGGCCCCGGCACTTTTTCTCGCCACC
This portion of the Mesotoga infera genome encodes:
- a CDS encoding alcohol dehydrogenase catalytic domain-containing protein, which codes for MKALFYLGPGKLELREVEKPAGDVVIRVLGAGICGTDLKTYLKGHPMFKPPTILGHECYGRIEATDNYHGSLKVGDTVAVAPYLECGKCDSCKRGVPELCKFKTFVETGCFSEYISMSEEHALRGLFKVEDDPLYSLAEPLACVYNGFEKLGRKPEKLLIVGGGPMGMLLALVGLSEGCETRIVEKSEWRLEYIRRAGIEGSSERPDGTFDSIVLAVNVPELVGEYTPLLADGGSLLLFSGYPKDATISVDPYAVHYREVSITGSFGFGFKHFEKAVGSLSTNRDLFGKLITHRFDMRNAREAFELLNRGRAMKIIFGM